In Paenibacillus sp. 1781tsa1, one DNA window encodes the following:
- a CDS encoding amino acid ABC transporter substrate-binding protein/permease — protein sequence MKTTKISFFILSLMLLLVSGLSGWAGEAAATSNSSKTYVIGTDVTFAPFEYEDENGDFVGIDMDLLDAIAKDQNFKYQIKALGFNAAVQALEANQVDGVIAGMSITDERKAKFDFSDTYFESGVVMGVSANNDTIKSYEDLRGQKVAVKTGTEGYSFAESIASEYGFTIVPFDESYQMYEDVKTGNSVACFEDYPVLAYGVNQKNGLKIVTDKEEGAPYGFAVSKGKNQELLEMFNTGLANIKANGEYKRITEKYLGENAPTVANQSRWELIQKSLPALFKGLGNTLIYTIVSLFFAFIIGLIFGFMKVGQNKFLRGVATVFVDIFRGIPLIVLAFFIYFGIPQAMGFTMPLFLAAILTLSLNAGAYVTEIIRGGIQSIDRGQMEAARSLGLPYRKAMIKIVIPQAVRVMIPSFINQMVITLKDTSILSVIGLVELTQSGKIVIARTFSSFDIWLTVAVMYLIVIITLTKIADYLEVKVRRG from the coding sequence ATGAAAACAACGAAGATCTCATTTTTTATACTTTCACTGATGCTGCTCCTGGTGAGCGGTCTATCAGGATGGGCGGGGGAAGCCGCTGCAACATCCAATTCCAGTAAAACTTATGTTATTGGAACTGATGTCACATTTGCTCCATTCGAATATGAAGATGAGAATGGTGATTTTGTAGGTATCGATATGGATTTGCTGGATGCCATCGCCAAAGACCAAAATTTCAAGTATCAAATCAAAGCTCTGGGTTTTAATGCAGCTGTGCAGGCACTTGAAGCCAATCAGGTTGATGGTGTCATTGCAGGGATGAGTATTACGGATGAAAGAAAAGCAAAATTTGATTTTTCCGATACTTATTTTGAATCAGGTGTCGTTATGGGGGTAAGTGCCAACAATGACACAATCAAGAGTTATGAAGACCTTCGTGGACAAAAGGTAGCTGTAAAAACCGGAACAGAAGGGTATAGTTTTGCAGAGTCCATTGCTTCAGAGTATGGATTTACGATCGTTCCGTTTGATGAGTCCTACCAAATGTATGAAGATGTAAAAACCGGTAATTCCGTAGCCTGCTTTGAAGATTATCCTGTGCTGGCTTATGGGGTCAATCAGAAAAACGGCTTGAAAATTGTTACTGACAAAGAAGAAGGGGCTCCTTATGGATTTGCAGTAAGCAAAGGGAAAAACCAGGAGCTTCTGGAGATGTTTAATACAGGTCTCGCCAATATCAAAGCTAATGGTGAATATAAGCGCATTACCGAGAAATATCTTGGTGAGAACGCTCCGACTGTTGCTAATCAGAGTCGTTGGGAGCTCATTCAGAAATCTCTTCCTGCACTTTTTAAAGGTCTGGGAAACACACTTATATACACAATTGTGTCCCTGTTCTTCGCGTTTATCATCGGTCTGATTTTCGGATTTATGAAAGTGGGACAGAACAAATTCCTTCGTGGTGTTGCCACCGTATTTGTGGATATCTTCCGCGGCATTCCGTTGATTGTCCTGGCATTCTTTATCTATTTCGGGATTCCACAGGCGATGGGTTTCACGATGCCATTGTTCCTGGCGGCTATTCTGACACTTAGTCTGAATGCAGGGGCGTATGTAACCGAAATTATCCGAGGCGGGATTCAATCGATTGATCGTGGTCAGATGGAAGCTGCCCGTTCATTGGGACTTCCTTATCGCAAAGCAATGATTAAGATTGTCATTCCGCAGGCAGTGCGGGTTATGATTCCGTCCTTCATTAACCAGATGGTTATCACGCTGAAGGATACGTCAATCTTATCCGTTATTGGTCTCGTAGAGTTGACACAATCGGGTAAAATTGTAATTGCAAGAACGTTCTCCTCTTTTGACATTTGGTTAACGGTTGCTGTTATGTATTTGATTGTTATCATCACACTGACCAAAATTGCTGATTATCTGGAGGTGAAGGTTCGTCGTGGCTAA
- a CDS encoding amino acid ABC transporter ATP-binding protein, which yields MAKIKVEGLKKSFGTNQVLKGIDVAVSEGEVVCVIGPSGSGKSTFLRCINQLEDITAGRVIVDDQDLNDPKTNINKARENIGMVFQHFNLFPHFNVLKNITFAPRELGVLNAEEARKTGLSLLDRVGLSDKADSFPSQLSGGQKQRVAIARALAMNPDVMLFDEPTSALDPEMVGEVLGVMKDLASEGMTMIIVTHEMGFAREVADRVIFMDGGYIVEQGTPEQIFGSPKNERTISFLEKVL from the coding sequence GTGGCTAAAATTAAAGTTGAAGGTTTGAAAAAAAGTTTCGGCACAAATCAGGTTCTTAAGGGAATTGATGTGGCTGTCAGCGAAGGTGAAGTGGTCTGTGTCATCGGGCCTTCCGGCTCAGGAAAAAGTACCTTCTTGCGCTGCATCAACCAATTGGAAGATATCACAGCTGGTCGAGTTATCGTGGATGATCAGGATCTCAATGATCCTAAAACCAACATTAATAAAGCGCGTGAAAATATCGGAATGGTATTTCAACATTTTAACTTATTCCCTCATTTTAACGTCTTGAAAAATATAACGTTTGCGCCAAGAGAATTAGGGGTTTTAAACGCAGAAGAGGCTCGAAAAACGGGCCTTAGCCTACTCGATCGTGTCGGGTTGTCTGATAAAGCGGATAGTTTCCCCAGTCAACTCTCGGGTGGGCAAAAACAACGGGTTGCTATCGCTCGTGCGCTTGCCATGAACCCGGATGTGATGTTATTTGATGAACCGACTTCGGCGCTTGATCCAGAGATGGTAGGCGAAGTTCTGGGGGTAATGAAAGATCTTGCGAGCGAGGGCATGACGATGATCATTGTTACTCATGAGATGGGTTTTGCACGTGAAGTAGCTGATCGCGTCATCTTCATGGACGGTGGTTATATTGTCGAGCAGGGTACCCCTGAACAGATATTTGGAAGTCCGAAGAATGAACGGACGATCAGCTTTTTGGAAAAGGTACTCTAG
- a CDS encoding serine hydrolase: MRLTRRKRTSIAAITLVLAMMSPMSAMATPATSNGSSPTYDVTKKAASAKAKILTESYATTSVQYALMDQGEIVISGQAGKNDLQNNIPLSSETMYGIGSTSKMVLTTAVMKLVDQGKIDLDEPVAKYIPDFKMKDKRYQLITPRMLLNHSSGLLGTSSNSAILFGDHDTYAHDTLLEQLGTQHLKADPGAYSVYSNDGFTLAEILVERVSGMSFTTFMHRYITEPLGMDHTKTPQDIVDLSQMAATYSPSQEEKLPLETTNMIASGGIYSTAEDLVQFSKIFTGEVESVLSQESVEAMEQEEYKRGMWPEEGDSSIGYGLGWDSVNLFPFNDYGIQAVSKGGNTITYHSSLIVLPEYNMAAAVTSSGGHSSTDQLLATELLLGALEEKNIIPERKPEKSHGASVKTTMPKELTQHTGTYGGGANMLMNLTVQDGGQMTISYLSSPNSPNQTYTYNADGSFINDEGTEKLKFVQEVNGNTYLWSRSYQSVPGLGQVASSEYKAEKLETNELSAEVKAAWQKREGKAYVLVNEKYTSTLYNAAMPSIPIHTFNELPGYIYTNKIIGANQAVNQLQIPGVAGRDTMEFNFYEENGVEYVTAGGNVYAAQEIIKPIYAGRYSKTTIQANGHATWYSIPASAAGKEMTVKMSSNSAFAVYDQAGVGINHTVVSGKNEIVLPENGTIVFAGEAGSKFEIVLTTREN; the protein is encoded by the coding sequence ATGAGATTGACACGAAGGAAACGAACTTCTATCGCCGCTATAACCTTGGTGCTTGCGATGATGTCCCCAATGTCTGCCATGGCCACACCGGCTACCAGTAACGGTAGTAGCCCTACGTATGATGTAACTAAAAAGGCAGCAAGTGCTAAGGCGAAGATACTTACCGAATCATACGCTACGACAAGTGTGCAGTACGCACTGATGGATCAAGGTGAGATTGTAATTTCCGGTCAGGCAGGCAAAAATGATCTGCAAAACAACATTCCGCTTTCATCTGAAACAATGTATGGCATTGGTTCAACTAGCAAAATGGTGCTCACAACCGCCGTAATGAAGCTCGTGGACCAAGGCAAAATCGATCTTGATGAGCCTGTCGCGAAGTATATTCCGGACTTTAAAATGAAAGACAAACGTTACCAGCTGATTACACCACGTATGCTCCTGAATCATTCATCCGGACTTCTCGGAACGTCAAGTAACAGTGCAATCCTGTTTGGAGATCATGATACCTACGCACATGATACGTTACTGGAACAATTGGGAACGCAACATCTGAAGGCCGATCCTGGCGCATACTCGGTGTATAGTAATGATGGTTTTACATTAGCTGAAATTCTGGTTGAGCGCGTCAGCGGCATGAGCTTCACCACTTTCATGCACCGTTACATAACGGAACCACTTGGGATGGATCATACTAAAACACCGCAGGATATTGTGGACCTTAGCCAGATGGCAGCAACGTATTCCCCGTCACAAGAGGAGAAACTTCCATTAGAGACTACAAATATGATTGCTTCAGGAGGCATTTATTCCACCGCAGAAGACCTGGTTCAATTCTCGAAAATCTTTACAGGTGAGGTTGAATCTGTTCTTTCACAGGAATCTGTAGAGGCCATGGAGCAAGAAGAATACAAAAGAGGCATGTGGCCGGAAGAAGGAGATTCGTCCATTGGATATGGCTTAGGGTGGGACAGCGTGAACCTGTTTCCTTTTAATGATTATGGCATCCAGGCAGTAAGCAAAGGCGGCAATACGATAACCTATCATTCTTCATTGATTGTGTTACCGGAATATAATATGGCTGCTGCCGTAACCTCTTCGGGTGGTCACAGCTCAACGGATCAATTGCTGGCAACTGAACTGTTGCTTGGTGCGCTTGAGGAAAAGAATATTATTCCAGAGCGTAAGCCGGAGAAGTCACATGGCGCATCGGTAAAAACAACCATGCCGAAGGAACTTACACAGCATACGGGTACGTATGGCGGTGGTGCAAACATGTTAATGAACTTGACCGTGCAGGATGGCGGACAAATGACGATATCTTATCTGTCGTCTCCTAACAGCCCTAATCAGACATATACTTACAATGCTGATGGCTCATTCATTAATGATGAGGGTACGGAAAAGCTTAAATTCGTTCAGGAAGTCAACGGAAACACATACTTGTGGTCTCGCTCGTATCAGTCTGTTCCCGGACTCGGACAAGTTGCTTCCTCGGAATATAAGGCAGAAAAGCTTGAAACTAATGAATTGTCTGCAGAAGTAAAGGCCGCATGGCAGAAACGGGAAGGCAAAGCGTATGTGTTGGTCAATGAAAAATACACATCAACATTGTACAACGCAGCTATGCCGAGCATTCCCATTCATACTTTTAATGAGCTGCCTGGTTATATCTATACCAATAAAATTATTGGAGCTAACCAAGCCGTAAACCAATTGCAAATTCCTGGAGTAGCCGGACGTGACACGATGGAGTTCAATTTCTATGAGGAAAATGGCGTGGAATACGTTACTGCCGGAGGCAATGTCTACGCTGCTCAAGAAATCATAAAACCGATCTATGCGGGAAGATATTCGAAGACAACAATTCAAGCGAATGGTCATGCTACATGGTACTCAATTCCGGCATCGGCCGCAGGTAAAGAAATGACGGTCAAGATGTCTTCAAACAGCGCATTTGCTGTATATGACCAAGCAGGTGTAGGTATTAATCATACAGTGGTCAGTGGAAAAAATGAAATTGTATTGCCTGAGAACGGAACCATTGTGTTCGCGGGTGAAGCTGGTTCGAAGTTCGAGATTGTATTGACAACCAGAGAAAATTAA